A stretch of Patescibacteria group bacterium DNA encodes these proteins:
- the groL gene encoding chaperonin GroEL (60 kDa chaperone family; promotes refolding of misfolded polypeptides especially under stressful conditions; forms two stacked rings of heptamers to form a barrel-shaped 14mer; ends can be capped by GroES; misfolded proteins enter the barrel where they are refolded when GroES binds), translating into MAKIIEFREDARAGLKRGIDKVANAVKVTLGPSGRHVVLDKGFGSPTITNDGVTIAKDIELEDKIENVGAALVQEVASKTNDVAGDGTTTATVLIQALVGEGFKQVAAGGNPVTLQREIHERVREVIAELKAMSKPVTTDEEIAQVATISAGDTEVGSLIAKVMKEVGKDGVITVEESQTMGLDHEVVKGMRFDRGYVSAYMVTNADRMEAEYHDPYILITDRKISALSEILPLLEKLAATGKKELVIIAEDVDGEALATLVVNKIRGTFNTLAIKAPGYGDRRKEMLEDMAVLTGGRVISEDIGLKLENATVEDLGQARRVVSRKEETDLVEGRGDEQAIKDRIARIRKELENTDNEFDREKLQERLAKLAGGVGVIKVGAATETEMKDRKFKIEDALNATKAAVEEGIVPGGGVALAQTSNEFKNLKEGNEKRPVSIIDKALLEPIKQIAANAGRDGSIVLYNVIEAHKKHGATYGYNPMTDGYVDLMKKGIIDPLKVTRTALENAASIAATLLTTEAVITDKPEKGEKPSPAGIPGGDMGMY; encoded by the coding sequence ATGGCAAAAATAATAGAATTTAGAGAGGATGCTCGCGCGGGGTTGAAGCGCGGAATCGACAAAGTCGCGAACGCCGTAAAGGTAACACTCGGTCCATCTGGTCGACACGTGGTACTCGATAAGGGGTTTGGTTCACCAACCATAACGAATGACGGCGTTACTATCGCCAAAGATATTGAACTGGAAGACAAGATTGAGAATGTTGGTGCGGCACTTGTTCAAGAAGTTGCCAGTAAGACAAATGACGTCGCTGGTGACGGGACGACAACCGCCACCGTACTCATTCAAGCGCTGGTTGGCGAGGGCTTTAAGCAAGTTGCCGCTGGCGGCAATCCAGTTACCCTGCAGCGGGAGATTCATGAACGAGTTCGTGAGGTCATAGCAGAACTGAAAGCCATGTCGAAGCCCGTCACAACTGACGAAGAAATTGCCCAGGTGGCGACGATTTCCGCTGGTGACACCGAGGTTGGTTCACTGATTGCCAAGGTAATGAAGGAAGTTGGTAAGGATGGCGTCATTACTGTTGAAGAGTCACAGACCATGGGGTTGGATCACGAAGTCGTAAAGGGTATGCGATTCGATCGTGGGTATGTATCAGCGTATATGGTGACCAACGCCGACCGGATGGAGGCTGAATATCATGACCCGTACATTCTCATTACCGATCGTAAGATTTCAGCGCTCAGTGAAATTCTTCCACTCCTCGAGAAGTTGGCCGCAACTGGTAAAAAAGAACTCGTTATTATTGCTGAAGATGTGGATGGTGAAGCGCTTGCCACGCTTGTCGTGAACAAGATCCGAGGCACCTTTAATACCCTCGCCATTAAGGCGCCGGGTTATGGCGATCGTCGAAAAGAAATGTTGGAAGACATGGCGGTGCTTACTGGTGGGCGAGTCATCTCAGAAGACATTGGTTTGAAACTAGAAAACGCTACAGTCGAAGATCTTGGGCAAGCGCGTCGGGTTGTCTCTCGGAAAGAAGAAACCGATCTCGTCGAAGGTCGTGGCGACGAGCAAGCTATTAAAGACCGCATCGCAAGAATCCGAAAGGAACTAGAGAACACAGACAATGAGTTTGATCGGGAGAAGTTGCAAGAACGATTAGCCAAGTTGGCTGGTGGCGTCGGGGTCATTAAAGTTGGCGCTGCGACTGAGACAGAAATGAAAGATCGAAAGTTTAAGATTGAAGACGCATTGAATGCTACGAAAGCAGCGGTAGAGGAAGGCATTGTCCCTGGTGGTGGGGTGGCGTTGGCGCAGACATCAAACGAGTTCAAGAATCTTAAAGAAGGTAATGAGAAGCGCCCAGTGTCCATCATCGATAAAGCGCTCCTTGAGCCAATCAAACAGATTGCTGCGAACGCCGGTCGCGACGGCTCGATTGTGCTTTACAACGTTATCGAAGCGCACAAGAAGCATGGGGCGACGTATGGGTATAATCCAATGACCGATGGGTACGTCGATCTCATGAAAAAAGGCATCATTGATCCTTTGAAAGTTACTCGTACCGCTCTCGAAAACGCTGCTTCGATTGCCGCCACCTTGTTGACGACTGAGGCGGTTATCACGGACAAGCCAGAGAAAGGTGAGAAACCGAGTCCGGCTGGTATTCCTGGCGGGGACATGGGCATGTACTAA
- the groES gene encoding co-chaperone GroES — protein MKLKPLADHVIVKPAKEEEVTKSGIVLPDTAKSEKPEQGEVLAVGPGKLLENGTRAPMTVNVGDKIVFKKYSPDEVKIDGEEYLVVSESDIIAVVAA, from the coding sequence ATGAAGCTAAAACCATTAGCTGATCACGTAATAGTGAAACCAGCGAAGGAGGAAGAAGTAACCAAGTCGGGTATTGTTTTGCCAGATACCGCAAAAAGCGAAAAGCCAGAACAAGGTGAGGTGCTGGCGGTTGGTCCAGGGAAGCTTTTAGAAAACGGTACTCGTGCACCGATGACTGTCAACGTTGGCGACAAAATTGTTTTTAAGAAATACAGCCCCGACGAAGTAAAGATTGATGGTGAAGAGTATTTGGTGGTCAGTGAGTCAGACATCATCGCCGTGGTAGCCGCGTAA
- a CDS encoding DUF4870 domain-containing protein → MTSKTSKREQREKITDVAPAQADRVLAVLSYLWIFFVVPLVLRPESAFIQFHAKQGIVVALAWFMLWVIGIVPLLGWLLFPVGSLLLLAVNVLAIVKAWQGEMWRIPYLHQYVARLGL, encoded by the coding sequence ATGACCAGTAAGACGTCCAAGCGTGAACAACGCGAAAAAATAACCGACGTAGCCCCAGCCCAGGCAGACAGAGTGTTGGCTGTCTTGTCGTACCTCTGGATTTTCTTTGTCGTTCCTTTGGTGTTGCGTCCGGAAAGTGCCTTTATACAGTTTCATGCTAAGCAAGGAATTGTTGTTGCGCTTGCCTGGTTCATGCTTTGGGTAATCGGTATTGTGCCACTCCTTGGTTGGCTACTATTCCCCGTTGGGAGTCTTCTTCTTTTGGCTGTTAACGTGCTTGCCATTGTAAAAGCATGGCAAGGCGAGATGTGGAGAATTCCTTATTTGCATCAATACGTTGCTAGACTTGGTTTATAA